Genomic window (Ananas comosus cultivar F153 linkage group 1, ASM154086v1, whole genome shotgun sequence):
ACTAAATGGCCCAAATAGTAACATCCCACAAAGACATTATTGGAACAAAACAGTTAGGTAAATCATACTCTCAGTCATAAGGCTGCGAAAaccaaaatgcaaaaatatTATGCTAGATTTACCTAATATAAAGCTTGTCTATCAGATGAAGTACGTATTAAGGATATTCTGATAAGTATTCTGTGACACCCTATTGCATGGGAAGGAAAATTTATTCTATACTAGTGTTTCAGCTACATATTTTACAGCTAAGGGGTCCAGAATTATAAATTAAAGCAATTTAATCAGCTTCTTGGTGCACCGGGACAGCTCAACTTTGCAGACATTGTGAAAGATAGCACCAGCTCTCCCAATTCCCAAATCGCATTTTGAGACGCGAAGCGTGGAATTATTTGTGTGACCAGTGACTACAAATAATTTTAGCTGCTGAATCCCTAAGCTTCATTTCTTTCGGTTTCTGAGTCTCTCAAATCACGAGCATTGCACGAAGCCTGTTTGTCTGTTGAGGCATTCACCTCACTCTCTTCCTGAATTGCAAGCATATGAGTTAAGATTATCAGATCTGGTGACAGATAAGATCAATAGCATCAATAATAACGGCATATCATATTATGACAATACATAGTTGGTAGCAACAAAAGTTACAACTGAAAGAACAAAAGTATTTACAAATTTGCATCAAGGCGTGAATATTATACGTTAGGAAAATGCACAGTTAGATTTCACCATTTCAGAAGACAAATCCCATTTTGGATGATTTCCCAACTCGGCCTGTCTTCATTAAACAACAATCATTAGGCAGTGTTGCATATTGAGATGCATAAACATGCAACAACTTATTCAACCTcggaattaaattaaaattcaatgtTATTACAGAATCACTGTCTCAATTTTGGCTAGTTTATTATAGAGTTGTAAACATAACACCACTATCCACTCAAGAAACTCAGATGTAAATGTAGCTCAGTTAATGTCTCAAGTCGTTTGTGTCACTTGGATATGCTTAGGTCATTGTTCCGTATAGACTATAGAACCCCTGCCGAGCTCATAAGAATTTAGGATGTATGCAGTATTGCAGCACAAGCAGCAAATAAAACCTCCCAGTTAGAAGATCACTCTCAGGAGGGAAAAAGTTATTCCAGATTGGAGGAGGCGATCCAGCACACCCAACATTGCTCGAAAGGTTGCCGGATCAGAATGGAACTCTACCAGACTGACAGATGAGTATAAAATTCAGAACAGCGCCATTTATTGACCGCAACTAGGTCAGATGAGAGGATCTCTGCTAGTTTGATGGATCATTGTTCAGATCCATGCTAGATTTGACGAGATCTCATCAAGTGATCGCTACCCAATCCAAGCAAGTGGTGTTTCTTTGAAGGATGAGGGGCTGGTGGGGTCCATGAAATTCCTTACAAATAACGAGAAGGGCACCTAAGTGATACAAATAGTACCAACGGGCACTGATGTGCAAAATGCACTAGACCAGgaccctttttttatttttattcaactatttatattccttttgttttatttaaacttttattttccaaattcaCATTACACGTCTGTTTGATGAAAATCTGCAACCGAGAGAAAAGTTCCAGGTTAATGAGAGCAAACCTTGTACGCATTTCCATTCTGATTCTTGCTATTTGCTGTCATGGAATCAGCACTATGGGAAAGTCCACCATTGTTACTTGTTGACATCTGTGAACTTACTTGATCTTGATCCTGATCCTGGTTTAAGTTTGCCATTGAATAAAGTAGCCATATTATTGAGAAAATAACTAGGAGTAATAAAAATTTACGCATACCTTGGAACAAACTAGCCTTTACCTGTGTATCTTTGTTCTGTGTTGTTATGACATTCGAATGTTGTTGTTCAACAACAGCTCGAGAATCTTCTACCACCTGCTCtgctctcttcttctcttcttcccttTGTTTTCTTCTCCTCGCCtcttgctcttttatttgtttaaatctgcatcataatattgaaattaaacAAAACGTCACCTAAACATATGGAGATGACCATTTCCAAAAAATTTGACTCAGATCACCTTTCACCACGCCTGGATCCATCAGAAGTTGTACGTTGACTAGAGATTGGTTTTTCTGGTTCAGGTTTGGGGATTGCCTTTGGGATGTTTAATCTGGACTTCTCAATGTTGGATGTTTCATCGCTAGATACTCTTTCAATGTATTCTTTGACAGGATTGTTTGCACCCCCAAGCTTTTGAAGCCATACTTGTTGTGCTGTGCTCAATATGTTATTTGTCAACCTGCATAGAGTTATCAGCAATTTATAAACTACTTTTTCATGGAAAACGAAGAGGTTTCTGACACATTTGTTACTATCAATTTTTAAGGGATTTGAATGAATTCACCGACACTCTAGAATTAAATTAGTCAACCTCCGAATAAAATACATCAACTAGTTATTTGAGATGAGAAACAAGAGAAGAAAGATATCTTGTTTCATTAATGTAAACAGTACTCATCAATGTAAAGGTCACGGTAGCAAAGGAGAAAATCCGAAAGAGAATTTAACTTGGTAGATAAAAAACTAAAGAGCCAAGTAACCTCCCATTATAACACTTGCTGCCAATCGCACTATTGGGATGCTGAATAATGTCAAACCATAACATTAACTCCATCCAATAGGCCTATAAGGCTCCTATTTGCTACAAACATGTACGACTACTTGGAAAAATTGCGATATTTTTATATCAGAGTACCAGAACCTTAAAGCCAAAGAATCTTGCAAGATAATAACTCTTTTATCTTCTGAAGCAAATTCACcatccaaaattatttttctgtttcATTAAATTAGTCACAAAAGGGGGTAACACCTGCTCACCAATATAGACTCAGTCCAGATGGAACAGAAAGAGCGAAGTAACCAATCAGTAAGGGAAGGAACTTGGTTATAGCTTGAGCATTTTTCTGGCTTGGATCATTACCCTGCAAGATAAATACATAAAACACTCAGAGACAGAACTAACATAAAAACATTAAAGATATAAGCATTAATACTTAATGCAAGTATATCcattgtatgtgatttaaatagaaaatcatAAAGTTGTTATAGTAAACACGGTTGGAACCAGCCAAGAACTGGctaattttgaaagttaggTAGGAGCTTTTATTCCATACCCCATTTGGAAGATTAAGTCTAGATCACCGTTAGGGGCTGTACAAAGAAACCAGTGAGCAGAAAAACCCAAATGATACAATAATTTTGGCACTTCAAAGCGATTCGGTTTCAATTTAGAGAAGAAAAATCAGTGTTCTTCTGAAATGTTTTGGGCAACTACACAAAACCAAGGCAAGGAAACAAAACTAAACCAGTATTACAGATTTTTGCAAAACAATGTATGTGTACTACACAATATGTTGGTTTATAGGAAGATTTGTGCTCTAGAGGGATTTAATTCAGGACTGTTGGGATGCCAGCAGTGCACACCAAATGGCTCGATTAGGTCTAGGTTtgatttttcttgtttttaCCACTTTGGATTTAGTTCAGAATTTTCTTGAACTAATTAATCCAACTCAGTTTGGTTTTCTTTCAACAACCGAATGGaactaagggcctgtttggcatTGAGGCCCATCTAACGCTATTACTCAAACTGAGATGGTGCGAATGCGTATAAGGATATGCTGCTCCGTTTTCCGGTGGGACTGTAGGATATATAATGTCGACTCATTACGATGTACAAAACGTGATAGTAGTACGTATGAAAACAAACAATGTATTTTCCCATTATACTTTtttaccgcacgtaacgcaatcttcctGCAATCTCAAACGGAGCCTAAACCATACGAAGTGCTAATAGTTTCTTACCACTCCATCAACCAGTTGGAGCATTTATGGgagtctaaaaataaattggCAATTTCATGCTTCAAGCTTCAGATTTAGAAGCCcacaaatatgaaatttcatttGCAGTAATAAAAGAATTAAGTTTTCATAGAAAATAGATAATTGATAAACATCTGAAAACAACTTTTCATGCTTGAGCAAAGAGAACTGGCCAACTTGCAATGTAGTAAAACGAACAGAGgacagaagaagaaaaaaagagcaaCACACTGCTTAAATGAATATcgaaaagaagaacaaaacaaCAACAGAAGATGGTTGAATTTAAGAAAAGAAGGTACTTAATCAGCAACTGAGAATCTCAATTGATAGTACTGATGAAAGCACAggaatttaattatatttggtATGTAAAATAAGTACAAAAGCAGAAAATTTGTGCAGAAAGATAAACACATGTAGTGTTTCTCGCACTGAGTTGGAGGAATAAGGTCTGGACCAACAAACTAAAATCATGATGTTAATCCTGTAGCCACTTCGAAAGAATTAATAAACTGGTCGACTTTAGGAGTACAATCATAGGGCCatagagcaaataaaaaatgttaaacGTATGTACAGATAATAACCTGTGATGGCTGCATGATTTGAGCTGATATGTACTGTGAGATAACCAGAAGAATGGGTAGAACAAGATATGCGAATGTGTCTGACCATCCAAGAGGTGGATGACCATCCTGTGAAAATATCAAGCATAGAGAAATTAAACCATCTATAAACATAACAATTTATAACTGTAAGATGCATATATGGCCATTTTCCAATCGATTAGGCAATAGCATAAAGCACACCTTCTGCTAAGTGATGTCATAGGTTTCAAAGAACCTTCTTTTGACAGGTTCCACTATGGGTGAAAATGGTTCAAATCAAATATTCTCAGATACTAGGAAAAATAACATATTTACATCTTTTTTACATGCAGATACAATTCACATACGGATACTAACCAGACGCTAAATTTTGTTAACTTTTTTGTTTAAGACTGATGGAGTCAGATTTATGCAAATATGGATATACAAATTAGATTTAGATAGGATCTGAAgtcaaataggaaaaaaaaaaaaagaaaaaaaaggagaaattcaGGAGACTACTCACAAAGAAATTTgacttcaattattttttatacatcgGATAAATATCACAAAAGGTTTAGAGGCCTGAAAGTTTCTTCCTGCATTGCTTTCTTTAAAATTGAGTGCTTATTCAACGACAAATGATACTCACGAACCCAAGCTAATAGCGTACTTAAAGCTTATGTTTCTTAAAGCTAAAAATCAACATAAGTTGCCCCGTCACTGTTGAAGGTACAGAACTATAAACTAAAAGCCACTTTAAATAGGGTTGGCTACATAGCCTATATTCCATGTCAATCTTCTCACAACATAATACCGATGATAAACACTTAAATCATAATTACAAGTTTATGACAAAACCATTACATGTGGAACACCCTCCAAATGTCGTCCCCTCATGGTTTAGAATATTTAGTTTATGTACATAATTGCATTAATTGATACATAACATCGTTATCATAATAATCATTCAGAATATGACAAAAACATATCCTATTTGTACTTACTTTGAAAGGAAAAAGCCAAGAGATCCCACTTCCATTTTGTCGGGCTGCAATTGTAGTAGGACCAGCCAAAGAAGGTATCCAAAAAAACCCTTCAGTAAGGAGTCCCTTTATTTGACAAGAAACAACAGTCATGTGTATGCATATATGAAAAGAAATCAACTCAAAACTGTAATTCAAACTACTATATTTGACCTCATCAGCAACATTCGAGAGTGCTCTGTACAGTCCAATCCAAACTGGTATTGTAGCTAGAGTAGGCAAGCATCCTGATACAGGGAAAGTTTATGCAGACAGAacatgaaagaagaaaaagtgaaCAAGTGATGTAAGTGAATAAGTGACTCAGTAGATTTACATAGCATCTCTCTAATGACAGAAAGCTTAATTACAAAGAAGATACATCTAAAGTAGGATATTCATGCCTTCCTCAACAAAGAAATCCATTATCAATTCGGAGATTAGTGCTTAAAGAATCACCTCTTAACTGTCACCTGAATAATTGCCACCCACTATATCTACAGTTTGGACGAAATATCGTATTATAAATTACagcaaaaactaaatttctctTGTTCTTCAAAGATTATATTTAGAACTTCAAAACCaatttaaagtcaaattttCTCTGGTGCTAGCACATGCCTCGATGTTTCAATGACAGATCAAGACATTACTGCCACAAGCACCTAATGAATTCAGAACAACCACCAAAGAGTTCCAAAGtaacaagttttttttaaaacaaaaatcaaaatacttagAAATACCTGCTAGAGGGTTAACACCAGCCAATTTATATAAGCGAGCAGTTTCAAGTTGTATTCTTTCCTGCAAAATTAAACATTAAGAATATTTCTCTCAGAAAGACTACAGAAAACATATTAAGTACTTATTCAATTTAGCTATAAAAGTAGTTATGTTTTTCAGCTGCATATATAGATTATTAAATAATGGCAACggttcaaaaaaaattagtaagttAACAGGATGCTCACAGTTGACCATATTTTTCTGATTTGTAACTTTATGAAACAAAGAAAGATTATTGTATTTGTTGAACTACAGAAATCGGCAAAGTTCACACAGAACATCAAGAGGCCCAAGCATTTCACCatagtaacaaaaaaaataataataataaaatctagTAAGCTAAAATGTAGAAAATCCTCATGGAAATATCATGCTTTCCTCTTTGCCGCTTTGACATATAAAAACCCATACATTCATCCCTTGATTTTTACATCGTTACCATTTCCAATTCTACATTATAAAGTATTTGCACTAAAGCTACCGAAGATCTCCTATAGCAGCTAAGTCTTGAATTTCGTTCTTCATTGCTTGGCCTTGCAAAGTTCAGAACTACCGGAACTTCCAAGGATACTGAAAGTAAACAAAGTACGCCACAGATGATGAAAAATTACCCATTCCACTTCACTAACGGCTTAAACTTTGTCACTCTCAAGTACATTTGCAACCATAAtagccaccaccaccacttgTGAAGATCAAACCTCTCGTACTATTAAGCGTCAGCTAAATGAATCCTAATACTGCACTTGCACTTGTATTTACATTTATGAGACAATGTTTTGAGAACATTAAGCATCAAATGTCACTTGTCCTAcaagctcaaaataaaaattttgatagtgTTCATATACTAATGCAATAAGGTTTCTGGTTGCAGCCTAGCTAATAATATTTAACTAGTCCAGTAGCATTCATTCTGAAGAGTAAATGTTCTtggtcctccagagtttgactACCTGATCACCAGCATAGCGTTGCTGGATTGCCTTCACTTGAGGCTGAAGTGATCTCATTGCCAATGCTGATTCGACCTGTAGAAAAAGCACTTCCATATTAGAACAAGTAATTGGAActgtataatttatatcaagCAAGTGTTACAATATTACTGAAAATATAAGATCTCAAGAATACCAGCTAAACCATTTCACATATTCAGACAAAATTCTATTAAGTTAGGTGTATTTGGCATTGTATTTGCTTTCCACATTTtcatttcaagttgttgttcGGTCATTAACATATTTGAGGCAAACATTGCTCGTGTGCCAAAACCATTAACATAAAGACTTTTGAAATAACATTTAAAATACGGAAAATATGTGAAACTCCGCCTTAAACACTAAAAACAGAAAAGTGGATTTTGACCTCAAGTAACCATTGAGATTAAAGAAACAATAGCAATAAACAATGTTGCCTCATGAGTTTCAAGTCGGTTGCTGAAATTATATTTTCCCCTGCCAAATTCATATTGGACACTATCCATACATAATCCCATACCCTGAGAGTATAGTAAAAAGTATATTCACATCCAAATCCAGATAAACAAAAagataaaccctaaaccctaaagattgcaaaaattgaaattatgCAGGAATAGGGCATTGTACATGAGTATCAATCGGCAAACAAGAAAGATTTCATCAAAATGTGAAAGTGCCGAAATTTACAGAGGTAACAAATAAACAATAATGCAGAAGGCAGAAGATATTCAAGTATTTTCCAGTGAGACAACCCAGAAAATGAAATAATTGTCAACATGAACTTAGATAATTTGCAGCCTTTTCTTTTGGCCGGCTTAATGTGGATGGCAACACAGATCAGAAGCAACTGAAACATAGTTTACCTTAAAGAACATAAAACAGAAAATGTATTTATTACCTGTTTCTTTGTTAAAGGAAAAGTTGCTGCCTTGACAAGAACTGTGAGGAGAATGATGGCGAATCCATATGCATACGGCACATGTAGAGCTGAGAGCCCATCTTTTAGAACCTGTGGTGGACAGACAAGACGAAATACATCAGCTGACAGTAATCGGACAACTTTCAAATGAAAATGGTTGATTAAGCGCTCCATATTCAATCTTCCACAATAATATATCATTGCCCACAAAACAATGTTAGACCAACATAGATGATCAACTTAATCTCGATCCACATCAGTAGAGTAAATTACAAGCAAGCATGTTCACAAGCCTACcattcaaggaaaaaaaaaaaaaaaaaaatcaagaaagcaGGAAAGGCCAGAGCTgtccaaaagttaaaataattagGAAAAAATTCAGTACTAGTTTGgcatgtaaaaataaatatataacagTAGAAGTTTATAAAATGAAAtagtttgaagtttaaaatatctaaaaatacaATAAAGAATGATTTCGTATGATAGCATATCTCATCTACGAGGTGatttatctctcaaaagaaaatggCTTGAAAGCCGAATATATATCCAATTCTAGACTTTGATAATATTTCTCATCGACCAAATATACAAACTTCTCAAGTAAATCAAGGAGATATACCGAATAAtgtattcatgcatccaaacagggtcTTAAAGTATACAGCCACAGTGCCAACAAGTCTCACTTGTAACTTAGCCCAATCTGACCTCGGCCATGTAGGCAATCCCCCATCCTTCCCCCAAGCATCTCCATATATTGCAGCATGCAAGAATTGAATCTATgacatgctctgatatcacttgtTGGATCGTCGGCGCAAACCATAATTCCAAAAGCTCGCGCTATTAGAAAGCAATAATTGATTCACTTATTAAAGCGTATAGATTCAACGCCCGCGGGTGTGGTTGTTGATTGTAACTTGGCCCAACCATACCCCCGCCAAACAGGCAGGATGCCGGCCTTCCGACCAACACATACACCACCAAAAAGATGATAATTTCTGAGCTAATGATCTTCATCTAGGTTAACAATCTCGACCTCCGTACATGGCACTCCAAAAGGAATTCACCGCTAAACCAAAACTCTGCGTCAACCTGTAATCACGACCTGATTT
Coding sequences:
- the LOC109716490 gene encoding ALBINO3-like protein 1, chloroplastic (The sequence of the model RefSeq protein was modified relative to this genomic sequence to represent the inferred CDS: added 36 bases not found in genome assembly) codes for the protein MAASASASASASLLLSLRPPPLSRQSHLPSAGQLLLLRRRRRPRPGRRFSSSPAPRFAAQHHVPDFQSADGLARDLLARAESLIYTLADAAVSSPDAAAEGSKQSGDWLSGITTYLETVLKVLKDGLSALHVPYAYGFAIILLTVLVKAATFPLTKKQVESALAMRSLQPQVKAIQQRYAGDQERIQLETARLYKLAGVNPLAGCLPTLATIPVWIGLYRALSNVADEGLLTEGFFWIPSLAGPTTIAARQNGSGISWLFPFKDGHPPLGWSDTFAYLVLPILLVISQYISAQIMQPSQGNDPSQKNAQAITKFLPLLIGYFALSVPSGLSLYWLTNNILSTAQQVWLQKLGGANNPVKEYIERVSSDETSNIEKSRLNIPKAIPKPEPEKPISSQRTTSDGSRRGERFKQIKEQEARRRKQREEEKKRAEQVVEDSRAVVEQQHSNVITTQNKDTQDQDQDQVSSQMSTSNNGGLSHSADSMTANSKNQNGNAYKEESEVNASTDKQASCNARDLRDSETERNEA